The nucleotide window TCCGATCTGGGGCCGCATGACCCCCGACGACATCCGCCTGTCCACCCGGATCGGTCTGGCCGAACTGGCGCTGTCGGGCTGCACCTGCTCGTCGGATCACCTGTATCTGTTTCCGAACGGGTCGCGGCTCGACGACAGCATCGAGGCGGCCGCGGAAATCGGCATCCGCTTCACCGCCACCCGCGGCGCCATGTCGATCGGCGAGTCGAAAGGCGGCCTGCCCCCCGACGCGCTGGTCGAGGATGAGGCCGCGATCCTCAAGGATAGCGAGCGCCTGGTCGCCGCCTTCCACGACCCCGGCCCCGGCGCCATGGTGCAGGTCGGCCTCGCGCCCTGCTCGCCCTTCTCGGTCAGCCGGGAACTCATGCGCGATGCGGCGATCCTCGCCCGCGAAAAGGGTGTGCGGCTGCACACCCACCTGGCCGAGAATGACGAGGACATCGCCTATTCTCTGGAAAATTTCGGCATGCTCCCCGGCGATTACGCCGAAAGCCTGGGCTGGACGGGCGAGGATGTCTGGCACGCGCATTGCGTGAAACTGTCCGAGAAGGAAATCGACCTCTTCGCCCGCACCGGCACCGGGGTCGCGCATTGCCCCTGCTCGAACGCCCGGCTCGCCTCGGGCATCGCCCCGGTGCGCCGGATGCGCGATGCCGGCGTGCCGGTCGGCCTCGGCGTCGACGGCTCGGCCAGCAACGACTGCAGCCACCTGGGGCTCGAGGCGCGGCAGGCCATGCTGGTCGCGCGGCTCAAGGACGGCCCGGCGGCGCTTGGCGCCCGCGAGGCGCTGGAAATCGCCACGCTCGGCGGCGCCCGGGTGCTGGGCCGCAGCGACATCGGCGCGCTGGAACCCGGAAAACGCGCCGACCTGGTGCTTTGGGACGTCTCGGAACTGGCCGCTGCCGGTCAATGGGATCCGGTCGCAGCACTGGTCTTCTGCGCACCGATCCGGCCACGCGCGGTCTATGTCGAGGGCCGCGCCGTGGTGCAGGATCACCACCTGCTGACCGCCGACCCGAATCGCTTGAACGAACAGGCCCGCGCCGCCATCGCCCGGCTCGCGGATTGACAAGGAAAGGAAGACAATGTCCGGCTATCTGACCACCCATGTGCTCGACACCGCCAACGGCAGGCCCGCAGAAGGCATGCGGATCGAACTCTACCGCCTCGATCCCGAGCGCCGGCTGATCGCCGAGACCGTCACCAACCACGACGGCCGCACCGACAAGCCCATCCTGCCCGAGACGGAATTCCGGACCGGCGAATACGAACTGGTGTTCCATGTCGGCGCCTGGCTCGACGGCATCGGCCATCAGGCGGCAAAGCCCCGTTTTCTCGACCAGGTGCCGCTACGCTTCGGCATGTCCGAACAGGACCATTACCACGTCCCGCTGCTGATCTCGCCCTATGGGTTCTCGACCTATCGCGGCAGCTGAGCCGCGGGCCTTTTCGCCGTTTTCCAAATACCCTGGGGGTGAAAGGCCCCCGGGGCCTGAGGGGGCAAAGCCCCCTCTTTTCATTTCCGCCAGGCCCGGCGAAGGATTTTCAACGCGCCGTTAAGACAGCAAGGGGAAATGCGTGAATACTCGCAACCCCGCGAAGCGGCTAGTCTTTCGCCAGCTAGACAGGAGACAAAGTATGTCCGATTTCGCCGTCATTTGGGATTGGCTGGCCTTTGCCATCCGCTGGACGCATGTCGTCACCGCCATCTGCTGGATCGGCTCGTCCTTCTATTTCGTCGCCCTCGACCTGGGTCTGCGCAAGGTGCCTGGCCTGCCGGCGGGAGCGCATGGCGAGGAGTGGCAGGTCCATGGCGGCGGCTTCTACCACATCCAGAAATACCTGGTCGCGCCCGAGCGCATGCCCGAGCATCTGATCTGGTTCAAATGGGAAAGCTACATGACCTGGATCTCGGGGGCGGCGCTCTTGATGGTCACCTATTGGGTCGGGTCCGAGCTGTTCCTGATCGACCCCGCCAAGATGGAGTTGGCGCCCTGGCAGGCGATCCTGATCTCGGCCGGTTCGCTGTCGATCGGCTGGCTGGTCTACACGAACCTGTGCAAGTCGAAGCTGGGCGAGACCCCGACCCTGCTGATGCTGCTGTTGTTCGTGCTGCTGATGGCGATGGGCTGGGGCTACAAACAGGTCTTCACCGGCCGCGCCACCATGCTGCATCTGGGCGCCTTCACCGCCACGATCATGACGGCGAACGTGTTCTTCATCATCATGCCGAACCAGCGCATCGTCGTCGCCGATCTCAAGGCCGGGCGTCCCGCTGATCCGAAATACGGCAAGATCGCCAAGCTGCGTTCGACGCATAACAACTACCTGACCCTGCCGGTGGTGTTCCTGATGCTGTCGAACCACTATCCGCTGGCCTTCGCGACGGAATACAACTGGATCATCGCCGGGCTGATCTTCCTGATGGGCGTGACCATCCGTCACTTCTTCAACACCATGCATGCCGGCGGCGGCATGAAATGGTGGACCTGGGCAGTGACCACGATCCTGTTCGTCATCGTGATGTGGCTGTCGACCGCGCCGATGTTCCGCCAGACGCTCGAGGAATCCGAGGCGCGCGTGCTGACCCCCACCCAGCAGGCCATGCTCGACACGGCCGGCTGGGAGGATGCCTACAACGCCGTCATGGGCCGCTGCTCGATGTGCCATGCCAGGGAGCCCTCGTATGAGGGCATCCATACCGCGCCCAAGGGCGTGCTGCTGGAGACCCCCGACGACATCACCCGCGCCGCGCGGGAAATCTACATCCAGGCCGGCGTGACCCATGCCATGCCGCCCGCCAATGTCAGCTTCATGGAGCCGGAGGAACGCCAGGCGATCGTCGACTGGTATCGCAGCCTGCCCAGGACCTTTGCGCTGAACTGACCGGCGGGGTTACTGGCCCAGCGCGTGCCAGACGCCGCCGACACCGTCCCCCGCCATGTCGCCGGCCTTCTTGTCGCCGGCGAAGTAATAGGCGGGCTTGCCATCCAGCGCCCATTGCCGGCTTCCGTCCGTGCGCTCGACCATGGTCCAGCCCTCGGGTTTCGTCTCGCCCTGCTGCGCCAGATAGGGCGGCCATTTCACCGCGCAATCCTCGTAGCAGGCGGATTTCCCGCCGACATCCTTGTCGAAGCTGTAAAGCGTCATTCCGTTGTCGCCGGTCGCGACGCCCTGCGCCTGCGCCGCGCCAAAGGGCAGCAGGACCATGCCCGCCGCCAGCCAGCCATAAACCCGTTTCATGATCGACCTCCCTGCCCCGCAAGGCATCTGGCGGCCGTTTCGGATTGCGCACCAAGATCGGACGCAGTCCCGGCGGCCGTGATGCATTCTGGACCCGCGGCGTTTCGCCGTCGCTTCACATTTCAGCGACGGCCGGGCGTCACGCGAACACCCCCCGCGTCTCGCGCGCGATGAAATCGGCGAACAGCCGCACCTTGGGATCCTGCAGGCGCCGGTGCGGGGTCAGCACCCCGAACTGCGAGGGGATCGGCGGATAATCCGGCAGCACCTCGACCAGCCGGCCCGCAGCCAGATGCTCGGCCACCTCGTAGCGGGGGCGGTTGACGATGCCCCGGCCCCCCAGCGCCCAGCTGCTCAGCACGTCGCCGTCGTCGGCATCGAACTTGCCGTTCACCAGCAGCTTCTGCGGCCCCTCGGGGGTCTGCAGCACCCAGTAATATTCCGGGCTGCGCGGATAGCGCAGCAGCAGGCAGTTATGCGCGGTCAGATCCTCGGGGCGCTCGGGGCGGCCGTGCTCGTCCAGATAGGCCCGGGTCGCCACCAGCGCGCGCCGGCATTCCGCGATGCGTCGCCAT belongs to Paracoccus sp. TOH and includes:
- a CDS encoding 8-oxoguanine deaminase, which codes for MTKRLLIRGAEVVVTMDGARREIAGGDVLIDGGVISAVGTGLRAEGAEVVEARGCVVTPGLVNTHHHLFQTLTRAVPAAQDAALFGWLRTLYPIWGRMTPDDIRLSTRIGLAELALSGCTCSSDHLYLFPNGSRLDDSIEAAAEIGIRFTATRGAMSIGESKGGLPPDALVEDEAAILKDSERLVAAFHDPGPGAMVQVGLAPCSPFSVSRELMRDAAILAREKGVRLHTHLAENDEDIAYSLENFGMLPGDYAESLGWTGEDVWHAHCVKLSEKEIDLFARTGTGVAHCPCSNARLASGIAPVRRMRDAGVPVGLGVDGSASNDCSHLGLEARQAMLVARLKDGPAALGAREALEIATLGGARVLGRSDIGALEPGKRADLVLWDVSELAAAGQWDPVAALVFCAPIRPRAVYVEGRAVVQDHHLLTADPNRLNEQARAAIARLAD
- the uraH gene encoding hydroxyisourate hydrolase, translating into MSGYLTTHVLDTANGRPAEGMRIELYRLDPERRLIAETVTNHDGRTDKPILPETEFRTGEYELVFHVGAWLDGIGHQAAKPRFLDQVPLRFGMSEQDHYHVPLLISPYGFSTYRGS
- a CDS encoding urate hydroxylase PuuD, translating into MSDFAVIWDWLAFAIRWTHVVTAICWIGSSFYFVALDLGLRKVPGLPAGAHGEEWQVHGGGFYHIQKYLVAPERMPEHLIWFKWESYMTWISGAALLMVTYWVGSELFLIDPAKMELAPWQAILISAGSLSIGWLVYTNLCKSKLGETPTLLMLLLFVLLMAMGWGYKQVFTGRATMLHLGAFTATIMTANVFFIIMPNQRIVVADLKAGRPADPKYGKIAKLRSTHNNYLTLPVVFLMLSNHYPLAFATEYNWIIAGLIFLMGVTIRHFFNTMHAGGGMKWWTWAVTTILFVIVMWLSTAPMFRQTLEESEARVLTPTQQAMLDTAGWEDAYNAVMGRCSMCHAREPSYEGIHTAPKGVLLETPDDITRAAREIYIQAGVTHAMPPANVSFMEPEERQAIVDWYRSLPRTFALN